One genomic segment of Chryseobacterium phocaeense includes these proteins:
- a CDS encoding type II toxin-antitoxin system PemK/MazF family toxin, translating to MNTKEIWLVNFNPTTGAEISKKRPAIIVNDDSIGILPLRVIVPITDWNERYNNADWMVKINSDAFNNLTKVSAADCFQVKSVSTSRFHKQIGIIDDATFEIIKDSLRNVFDL from the coding sequence ATGAACACTAAAGAAATCTGGCTGGTCAATTTTAATCCGACGACAGGTGCCGAAATCAGTAAAAAAAGACCGGCAATAATAGTAAATGATGACTCTATCGGTATTTTACCCCTACGTGTTATTGTACCCATTACTGACTGGAATGAAAGATACAATAATGCGGATTGGATGGTAAAAATTAATTCTGACGCATTCAATAATCTAACAAAAGTTTCTGCAGCTGACTGTTTCCAAGTCAAATCCGTCTCAACCAGCCGGTTTCATAAACAAATTGGAATCATTGATGACGCAACCTTTGAAATTATTAAAGATTCATTACGGAATGTTTTTGACCTTTAA
- a CDS encoding Panacea domain-containing protein, translating into MKLQKILYYLQGYYLSIFNDALFEDEIEAWKYGPVVCDEYHIYKAYGNSSIIVPEINTNFDYLTSDQKNFITKVYGYYRQFSSIKLMELTHQEEPWINAYGKSQFISKEQLKEFFSKSDLKNDFIIFDKKEERRKAAQFLLTDYLYDNDLIDSTISDTEDIYEH; encoded by the coding sequence ATGAAACTGCAAAAAATATTATATTATTTGCAGGGATATTATTTGTCAATTTTTAATGATGCTTTATTTGAGGATGAAATAGAAGCTTGGAAATATGGGCCTGTAGTCTGTGACGAATATCACATTTATAAAGCTTATGGAAATTCTTCGATAATAGTTCCGGAGATAAATACAAATTTCGATTACTTAACTTCTGATCAAAAGAACTTCATCACTAAAGTTTATGGATATTACAGGCAATTTTCATCTATTAAACTGATGGAACTGACTCATCAGGAAGAACCATGGATAAATGCCTATGGAAAAAGCCAGTTTATAAGTAAAGAACAATTAAAAGAATTTTTCAGCAAATCCGATCTCAAAAATGATTTTATTATTTTTGATAAGAAAGAGGAAAGAAGAAAAGCGGCACAGTTTCTATTAACGGATTACCTGTATGACAATGATTTGATAGACTCCACAATTTCTGACACCGAAGACATTTATGAACACTAA
- a CDS encoding DUF6909 family protein: MTNSRARETTEAIERLYISMRHLFYRGFFKPAGVSGESIRSLLKIINPEIYGTMNIPNKLELDGLMYVLDRLPEGIEECAFIHLTSDEGFDKGSFEPIVPKKRRRNCYRIDEHQMNIEVLLGRSEIYDILTHLTFLFIEADKIRNLAFIQDENWKPTRAFKIIEEVVKGEKKFSRREKEVALIHLSSLIGRTFDETLRAYNTFGDDSNPDRLFKIIYNLGKVSLEDAKQTREREIHFSAILKERVGHHYFGEKWANKVKEVLFENDLHMRPLHIISANMHSVKNMLYGNDALKKKDNKEVDYKLYGDISDKKELRDKVSKYALEEGMIYINDKSGSNIDVQIIDLSKTNLKNTPFSGAKYSGEDVIMVFDYAFGEQAYEVMDELLRPYEHKGEVYMMKVKSVSIMGKAGILAGGKGDIMIPTSHIFEGTADNYPFENALKLEDFHDDELKAFEGPMITVLGTSLQNRDILSYFMNTSWKAIGLEMEGAHYQKAIQVASKIRHHISPDLFVMYAYYASDNPLETGSTLSSGGLGLTGVKPTYLITLRILEKILQSGKKEIPAKK, encoded by the coding sequence ATGACAAATTCTAGAGCAAGAGAAACAACAGAAGCTATTGAAAGATTATATATCTCTATGAGACACCTGTTTTACAGAGGATTTTTCAAACCGGCGGGTGTTTCAGGAGAAAGTATCAGAAGCTTGCTGAAAATCATTAACCCGGAGATCTACGGAACCATGAATATTCCGAACAAACTGGAACTTGATGGTTTAATGTATGTTTTAGACAGGCTTCCGGAAGGAATTGAAGAATGCGCTTTTATTCATCTTACATCAGATGAAGGGTTTGATAAAGGAAGTTTCGAACCTATCGTTCCAAAAAAGAGAAGAAGAAACTGCTATAGAATAGACGAACACCAGATGAATATCGAGGTTCTTTTAGGACGTTCGGAGATTTATGATATTCTTACCCACCTTACTTTCTTATTTATTGAAGCTGATAAAATCAGAAATCTGGCCTTCATCCAGGATGAAAACTGGAAACCGACCCGTGCTTTCAAAATTATTGAGGAAGTAGTAAAAGGGGAAAAGAAATTCAGCAGAAGAGAAAAAGAAGTGGCATTGATTCACCTTTCTTCTTTAATAGGAAGAACTTTTGACGAAACACTGAGAGCTTATAATACTTTTGGTGACGACAGCAATCCTGACCGTCTGTTTAAGATCATTTACAATTTAGGAAAAGTAAGTCTTGAAGACGCCAAGCAGACCAGAGAAAGGGAAATTCATTTCAGCGCCATATTAAAAGAAAGAGTGGGGCACCATTATTTTGGCGAAAAATGGGCCAATAAGGTGAAAGAAGTTTTATTTGAAAATGATCTTCATATGCGCCCGCTGCACATTATTTCAGCTAATATGCACTCTGTGAAAAATATGCTGTACGGAAATGATGCTTTAAAGAAAAAGGATAATAAAGAGGTAGATTATAAGTTGTACGGAGATATTTCCGACAAAAAAGAACTTCGCGACAAAGTTTCAAAATATGCTTTAGAGGAAGGGATGATCTATATTAATGATAAGAGCGGAAGTAATATTGATGTTCAGATCATTGATTTAAGCAAAACCAACCTTAAAAATACCCCTTTCAGCGGAGCAAAATACAGCGGAGAAGATGTCATTATGGTGTTCGATTATGCATTCGGAGAGCAGGCGTATGAAGTAATGGACGAATTGCTCAGACCCTACGAGCACAAAGGAGAAGTCTACATGATGAAAGTGAAATCTGTTTCCATCATGGGTAAAGCCGGAATTCTTGCCGGCGGAAAAGGAGATATTATGATCCCTACGTCCCATATTTTTGAAGGAACAGCGGATAATTATCCTTTCGAAAATGCTTTAAAGCTTGAAGATTTCCATGATGATGAGCTGAAAGCCTTCGAAGGACCTATGATTACCGTTTTGGGAACCTCGCTTCAGAACAGGGATATCCTTTCTTATTTTATGAATACTTCCTGGAAAGCCATTGGTCTTGAAATGGAAGGAGCACACTATCAGAAGGCCATTCAGGTGGCGTCTAAGATCAGACACCATATTTCCCCGGATCTGTTTGTGATGTATGCTTATTATGCTTCGGATAACCCGCTGGAAACAGGAAGTACCCTTTCTTCAGGAGGTTTAGGGCTTACGGGCGTAAAACCTACTTACCTCATCACGCTAAGAATTCTTGAAAAGATCTTACAAAGCGGAAAAAAAGAAATTCCGGCTAAGAAATAA
- a CDS encoding DUF1572 domain-containing protein, producing MSSVSQLAKRFREVLLDGLWIANTNFKDQLSEVTWEQAIERVDPLNTIAMLTYHIDYYIAGVVNVLEGGALEIKDKFSFDLPPIESQEQWDSLRNKLWADSEKFASLVELLPDSKLDEVFVDEKYGTYQRNIDGMIEHAYYHLGQITLIKKLLTRQ from the coding sequence ATGAGTTCAGTATCACAACTGGCAAAAAGATTCCGGGAAGTCCTGCTGGATGGTCTCTGGATTGCCAATACCAATTTTAAGGACCAGCTTTCTGAGGTAACCTGGGAACAGGCTATTGAGAGAGTAGATCCTTTAAATACGATTGCTATGCTTACCTATCACATCGATTACTATATTGCAGGGGTTGTAAATGTGCTGGAAGGAGGAGCCCTTGAAATAAAAGACAAATTCAGCTTTGATCTTCCCCCGATTGAATCTCAGGAACAGTGGGACAGCTTGCGGAATAAACTTTGGGCAGATTCGGAAAAATTTGCATCACTGGTTGAGCTGCTGCCTGATAGTAAACTGGATGAGGTTTTCGTAGACGAAAAATATGGAACCTATCAGAGGAATATTGATGGAATGATTGAGCACGCCTATTACCATTTAGGACAGATTACTTTGATTAAAAAGTTGCTGACCCGTCAATAA
- a CDS encoding M1 family metallopeptidase, whose translation MKKSAAILFAFIISQFQAQQGAYYQQAAKYKMDIDVNAEKFTYQGNQTLEYTNNSPDELNVVYFHLYWNAFKPNSMMDQRVGGQGKNGDSRLQKDGVSRLASIPKDQEGAQNIHWIKQNGKELKFEIQETIMKVYLAEPIKPNSTTTFTLDWDAVIPQQIRRSGRNNREGVDMTMTQWYPKIAEYDYDGWATFDYIGREFHAPFSDFDVTIKINKDYVVGAGGILENPADVKGYDAAAKIKADKNKKAVWRWTAKNVLDFAWSADRDYVVKSFDVPEGPKVFLVYQQNDKTKVWEEAQPYVTKYFQIMNSHFGKYVYPTYAFIQGGDGGMEYGMCTMILGEAQDMKGLMGLMAHEGAHSWYQQMLATNESVRPWMDEGFTSYAEGYVMNQLFPEELPNPFVHTVEAYRNFIKRGIEEPAVWLGDHHDNGTAYTYASYVKGELYLVQLGYIMGEQNLAETLKQYYDQWHMKHPSDRDFLHIAQKVSGMDLKWFHNYWINTTKTIDYGIKDVKYEAKSTTITLVNNGQVPMPVDFNVLTADKKVVTYQIPMNMTHTWKEKDIYGDFKTMPYWPWTQKEYTLTIPYTKAQLSVLGIDFSQRMADVNMENNIVEVK comes from the coding sequence ATGAAAAAATCGGCTGCAATCCTTTTTGCGTTTATCATTTCACAATTTCAGGCTCAGCAGGGAGCTTATTATCAGCAGGCTGCCAAGTATAAGATGGATATTGATGTAAATGCTGAGAAATTTACCTATCAGGGAAACCAGACTTTAGAATACACGAACAACTCACCGGATGAGCTGAATGTAGTGTATTTTCATCTGTACTGGAATGCTTTTAAGCCTAATTCAATGATGGACCAGAGAGTGGGCGGCCAGGGGAAAAACGGAGATTCCAGACTGCAGAAGGACGGGGTTTCAAGGCTGGCTTCGATTCCTAAAGACCAGGAAGGAGCACAGAATATCCACTGGATTAAACAGAATGGAAAAGAGCTGAAGTTTGAGATCCAGGAAACTATTATGAAAGTGTATCTGGCAGAACCGATCAAACCTAATTCAACCACTACTTTTACACTGGATTGGGATGCGGTAATTCCACAACAGATCAGAAGAAGCGGAAGAAACAACAGGGAAGGGGTTGATATGACGATGACCCAATGGTATCCGAAAATTGCAGAATATGATTATGACGGATGGGCTACATTCGATTATATCGGAAGGGAGTTTCATGCACCGTTCTCAGATTTTGATGTGACCATAAAAATCAACAAAGATTATGTAGTGGGAGCCGGGGGAATTCTTGAAAATCCGGCAGATGTTAAAGGGTATGATGCTGCGGCAAAAATTAAGGCCGATAAAAACAAAAAAGCGGTCTGGAGATGGACTGCGAAAAATGTGCTGGATTTTGCATGGAGCGCAGACAGGGATTATGTGGTAAAAAGTTTTGATGTTCCGGAAGGGCCGAAAGTATTTCTGGTGTACCAGCAGAATGACAAAACAAAAGTATGGGAAGAAGCCCAGCCTTATGTGACCAAATATTTCCAGATTATGAACAGCCATTTCGGCAAATATGTCTATCCTACCTATGCATTTATCCAGGGCGGTGATGGGGGTATGGAATACGGAATGTGTACCATGATTCTGGGTGAAGCGCAAGATATGAAAGGGCTGATGGGTCTCATGGCTCACGAAGGAGCGCACTCATGGTATCAGCAGATGCTGGCGACCAATGAATCTGTACGGCCATGGATGGATGAAGGGTTTACCAGCTATGCAGAAGGATATGTGATGAACCAGCTGTTTCCTGAAGAACTTCCGAATCCGTTTGTTCACACGGTGGAAGCGTACAGAAATTTTATTAAAAGAGGAATTGAGGAGCCGGCAGTATGGCTGGGAGACCACCATGATAACGGAACGGCCTACACCTACGCTTCTTATGTAAAAGGAGAATTATATCTGGTGCAGCTGGGATACATTATGGGCGAGCAGAATCTTGCAGAAACCTTAAAGCAGTATTACGACCAGTGGCATATGAAACACCCTTCAGACAGGGATTTTCTTCATATTGCCCAAAAAGTTTCAGGGATGGATCTGAAGTGGTTCCATAATTACTGGATCAATACCACAAAAACAATTGATTACGGAATCAAAGACGTAAAGTACGAAGCAAAATCTACGACCATTACTTTGGTGAATAACGGTCAGGTTCCGATGCCTGTTGATTTCAATGTGCTGACTGCAGATAAAAAAGTAGTTACTTATCAGATTCCAATGAATATGACGCATACCTGGAAGGAAAAAGATATTTACGGAGATTTTAAAACAATGCCTTACTGGCCATGGACCCAGAAGGAATATACCCTGACGATTCCTTACACAAAAGCCCAGCTGTCTGTTCTTGGAATAGATTTCAGCCAGAGAATGGCAGACGTGAATATGGAAAACAATATTGTAGAAGTAAAATAA
- a CDS encoding type III pantothenate kinase — MNSIVINVGNSNIRFGLFNGDNCDISWVINTKPYRTVDELYVQILMLYQTYKVEPEDISKVIIGSVVPQLTKVMSSAIKKIHGIQPVIVDRSTPSGVQAKSKQMGTDIYANLVAAHNLYPNQKKIVIDFGTALTASCVTETGETLGVIIAPGIVTSLNSLISQTAQLPDIELKKPKSVLGLDTVTCMQSGMVYGFLGMVEGFIDRINDEVNDECFVVATGGVSHVYKPLTEKIHVMDRLHTLKGLYFLGKDL, encoded by the coding sequence ATGAATTCAATCGTAATCAACGTAGGAAACAGCAATATCCGTTTCGGACTTTTCAATGGGGACAACTGTGATATTTCGTGGGTCATCAATACAAAACCTTACCGAACAGTAGACGAGCTGTATGTGCAGATTCTGATGCTGTATCAGACCTATAAAGTGGAGCCGGAAGATATCAGTAAAGTGATCATAGGATCGGTGGTACCTCAGCTGACCAAAGTGATGAGCTCAGCGATAAAAAAGATCCACGGAATCCAGCCAGTTATTGTGGATCGGTCTACCCCTTCAGGAGTTCAGGCCAAATCAAAACAGATGGGAACTGATATTTATGCCAATCTTGTTGCAGCCCATAATCTGTACCCGAACCAAAAGAAAATCGTCATTGATTTTGGAACAGCTCTTACCGCCAGCTGCGTTACGGAAACAGGGGAAACCCTGGGAGTAATCATTGCTCCGGGAATCGTTACTTCCCTGAATTCCCTGATCAGCCAGACGGCACAGCTTCCCGATATTGAATTGAAGAAGCCTAAATCTGTACTGGGTCTTGATACTGTAACGTGTATGCAGAGCGGAATGGTATACGGATTTCTCGGAATGGTGGAAGGTTTTATAGATCGCATCAACGATGAGGTAAATGATGAATGTTTTGTAGTGGCAACCGGAGGTGTTTCCCACGTTTATAAACCGCTGACGGAAAAAATTCATGTGATGGACAGGTTACATACGCTCAAAGGGCTTTATTTCTTAGGGAAAGATTTGTAG
- a CDS encoding GNAT family N-acetyltransferase has translation MKALKEFPRIETDRLILSELRKEDIPSVVDYLQDKIFSDLTSNIPYPYTEKDAEFWLNMSKEAFDNHTGFTFAIRNKEEQIIGAIGLHDRGDDKAELGYWMGKPFWNKGYVTEAATALINFGFLELEVNKIFATYFLHNPASGRIMEKAGMEKEALLRQHLKKGGEYFDIMMYSVLKNNR, from the coding sequence ATGAAAGCATTAAAAGAATTTCCAAGAATAGAAACAGATAGGCTGATCCTCTCAGAGCTTAGGAAAGAGGATATCCCGAGTGTAGTGGACTATCTTCAGGATAAAATTTTTTCAGATCTTACCTCCAATATTCCATATCCTTACACTGAAAAGGATGCTGAATTCTGGCTGAACATGTCAAAGGAAGCTTTTGACAACCATACAGGATTTACCTTTGCAATCCGCAATAAAGAAGAACAGATTATAGGTGCTATAGGTCTTCACGACCGGGGTGATGATAAAGCCGAGTTGGGCTACTGGATGGGAAAGCCTTTCTGGAATAAGGGATATGTTACCGAAGCTGCAACGGCACTTATCAATTTTGGCTTCCTTGAGCTGGAGGTTAATAAAATTTTTGCTACTTATTTCCTGCACAATCCGGCTTCCGGAAGAATTATGGAGAAAGCAGGGATGGAAAAGGAAGCTCTCCTCAGACAGCATCTCAAAAAAGGCGGTGAATATTTTGACATTATGATGTATTCTGTTTTAAAAAATAACAGATGA
- a CDS encoding nucleoside deaminase: MFTDEYYMKMALQEAESALEKDEVPIGCVVVSNNRIIARAHNLTETLNDVTAHAEMQAITSAANFLGGKYLINCTLYVTVEPCVMCSGALSWSQISKVVIGARDEQRGFINKHLSLHPKTEVVTGIMEHECSSIVKEFFRNKR; encoded by the coding sequence GTGTTTACCGACGAATATTATATGAAAATGGCGCTGCAGGAAGCAGAATCCGCCCTGGAAAAAGATGAGGTACCCATTGGCTGTGTAGTGGTTTCCAATAACCGGATTATTGCGCGAGCCCACAATCTCACCGAAACACTGAATGATGTGACCGCCCATGCAGAAATGCAGGCCATCACTTCTGCCGCTAATTTCCTGGGCGGAAAATACCTGATCAACTGTACGCTTTATGTAACGGTGGAGCCTTGCGTAATGTGTTCAGGAGCTCTTTCCTGGTCGCAGATTTCTAAAGTTGTGATCGGGGCAAGAGATGAACAAAGGGGATTTATCAATAAACATCTTTCCCTGCATCCAAAAACAGAAGTGGTCACCGGTATTATGGAACATGAATGTTCGTCTATCGTCAAAGAATTCTTTAGAAACAAAAGATAA
- a CDS encoding energy transducer TonB, which yields MKALFFFLFCFVCSFCFSQQKEEFRQVKTYYNQHRNMLNTEFKKKFDAEPNLVKKTMIKNDFLFFMKKMDSIENVAMIGALLKVRNLEDLQFLKKNENNPTLLPLSTSILEKPAEYPGGMNALRKEVAGLFYTGGVYTETKTARANVVFMIEKDGSISNVQAEGDNFTFNRQAEIAIYSITDKFSPAIAKGDAVRSRFRLPLTLNIEN from the coding sequence TTGAAAGCTTTATTCTTTTTTCTGTTCTGCTTTGTTTGCTCTTTTTGCTTTTCCCAGCAGAAGGAAGAATTCCGGCAGGTGAAAACGTATTACAACCAGCACCGGAATATGCTGAATACCGAGTTCAAAAAGAAATTTGACGCAGAGCCCAATCTGGTGAAGAAAACGATGATCAAAAACGATTTTCTTTTTTTCATGAAAAAGATGGACAGCATTGAAAATGTAGCCATGATAGGTGCGCTTTTAAAAGTAAGGAACCTCGAAGACCTTCAGTTTCTTAAAAAAAATGAAAATAATCCCACCCTTCTTCCCTTGAGTACTTCAATCCTTGAAAAACCTGCAGAGTATCCCGGGGGAATGAATGCATTGAGAAAAGAAGTTGCCGGTCTTTTTTATACAGGGGGAGTGTATACTGAAACAAAAACGGCCAGGGCCAATGTGGTATTTATGATAGAAAAAGACGGCAGCATCAGCAATGTACAGGCTGAAGGTGATAATTTTACGTTTAACAGACAGGCCGAAATTGCCATTTATTCTATCACGGATAAATTTTCCCCGGCCATAGCTAAAGGAGATGCCGTACGCTCCCGTTTTAGGCTTCCACTCACATTAAATATTGAAAATTAA
- a CDS encoding helix-turn-helix transcriptional regulator: MKKDFYLTRYALIIKRLESSPATYSQLEDYLLNSFEFQDAGIKSYSIRTLQRDIREISDLFNLSIHNKKKGDNRYYIESRPIMEVDEYNQKLLESFQVSNALNLHPDFSDFIFFESRKPTGIENFYDLFFAIRNKRVVSFEHYNYKNKMMTSRKVHPLALKESKDRWYLIAIDTKDKVLKSFGLDRINYLDVAKNQFREKYKYNFREHFKNAFGVMNLAEQRPQNIVMKCSRHQGEYIRSFPLHQSQKETKETPEEIYFEFFLHPTYDFMQEILSYGKEVTVLEPKGLVDEIRAHLQESLNRYLEI, encoded by the coding sequence ATGAAAAAAGACTTTTATCTGACAAGATATGCCTTAATTATCAAAAGATTAGAAAGTTCTCCGGCTACGTATTCCCAGCTGGAGGACTATCTTCTCAACTCTTTCGAATTTCAGGATGCAGGGATCAAGAGCTACTCTATCCGGACTTTGCAGAGGGATATCCGTGAGATTTCCGATCTTTTCAACCTTTCTATTCACAATAAAAAGAAGGGGGACAACAGGTATTATATTGAGAGCCGCCCCATCATGGAAGTGGATGAATACAACCAGAAATTACTGGAATCTTTCCAGGTGAGCAATGCACTGAACCTTCATCCGGATTTTTCAGATTTTATCTTTTTTGAAAGCCGGAAGCCCACCGGAATAGAAAACTTCTATGATCTTTTCTTCGCCATCCGCAATAAGCGTGTTGTCTCTTTTGAGCACTACAACTATAAAAATAAAATGATGACTTCGCGGAAAGTTCATCCCCTGGCATTAAAAGAATCCAAGGACAGATGGTATCTTATCGCTATTGACACGAAGGACAAAGTCTTAAAATCATTCGGGCTGGATAGGATCAATTATCTGGATGTAGCCAAAAACCAGTTCCGGGAGAAGTACAAATACAACTTCAGGGAGCATTTCAAAAATGCATTCGGGGTGATGAACCTTGCTGAGCAAAGACCACAGAATATTGTTATGAAATGCAGCAGGCATCAGGGGGAATACATCAGAAGTTTCCCACTTCACCAGTCCCAGAAAGAAACGAAGGAAACTCCGGAAGAGATTTATTTTGAGTTCTTTCTCCACCCTACCTACGATTTCATGCAGGAAATTTTGTCGTACGGAAAGGAAGTAACGGTATTGGAACCGAAAGGGTTAGTTGATGAGATCAGAGCCCATCTTCAGGAATCCCTGAACCGATATCTTGAAATCTGA